AAACAATTAGTGGTACATAAAATTTATCGACACTCAATTGGACAGAAGAATATAATTAGAAGCTGCAACTTTCAGAAAGAAACACTATACATGCTTTTTCCTGTGGCCTTTATTGTCCGCATGAAGCCTTCTATGTTCACTCATGAAAAATACCAGATAACTTATAACGCCAACCAGTGAGGAGATGGGATAAAGGCCAGTTAACATAAAGAGCACATGCATTTTTAGAAGATTGAACCTGAATATTGGCTGAATTAAATGCGCCTAGGCGACCCATCAGATACCACGACTGAATAACCTGTCATGATTGTAATACGATGATTCTAAGGGCTTAATCATAGATATATCAAATAGTATGGTGCACAAAAGATAGACAAAAAAAGAACCCATATAGGAAGTTCATAATCCCAAAACTAACTGATGAAATCGAACTCATTTGAACGAGAAGGATAGGGCAGAAAATTGACATACACTACCgagtatatcaacatctcgatCTGAAGGTGATCCATACAGCTCAAACCATATGTAGGAATCAAGAGGATTAAAACTAGAAATCATGACAAAAACTATATGagaatttcaaataaaaaaatatatctatTATAGTTCATCGAACGTGAGACTGATTGCTAAGATAAGATAATTAGTTTGTTTATAGTAACTTGGAATGAATTCAGAATGTCCTTTGAATGCTATCCTGGAAAAGCATGACATTGGATCTCATGACAGAGATCACAACTTCCAAAACGTTTAAACATGAAATTTTCACTCTTGGTTACATGAACAACCACAACAGTATTTTATACTAACTTTCTCCCTGACTTGCTAGAATACTGTTCTTAAAATTATTCCACTTTTTGCTTTCTTCAAATCACAATCAAATAGAATTGTAGTACGCATCTCTCATTATTTTCGGTAATAACTGAAAATGAAGCAAGTCACGTGATATGCCACCAAAATAGGAAAGAGCTACAAGCAATTACACCAAATGTTAGCACACATGCCAAAATAAAACCATTGACAGAAAAGAAACCGCATCTAACATAGAAATCCCATATcgatatttgaaattttcagCAAGATATTTTATTGGATTTTTGCACACAAATTCATTAACTTCAATATGTAAGTACTGACAATAATGAATTATTTGAACTAGCTGCAAGAGAAAATCTAATCCATAGAGTTCTCTCcttcatcatcatttgaaattgACAGATTCTTCCATGTTACTATTATTCAGTAAAAGCTGAATGAGCTCAAATTTAAGATCTCGAACTATGCTGAATATAAACCATATATTCTCTCAGTACAATTAAACAAGTTGCCTGGCTTTTTGTTCTTCTGTTTTTGGCACTTGCAAGCAAAGAAATTTTTGCTGCGAAAAAGAACACAAGAGCCAAAACATTAAAAGCACAAGAAAGTAATATGCAGCTAATCCAGCCTCTCTTCAGTTCCAATAACATAGATTATAGAAACCAATTAAATTGATAGAGTACAAGAGAGGTTTGCAACAGATAAGTAAATAATAAAAGAGAAATATTGAGAAGCAACAAATAGGTGCAAGGCCATTACTCTCTAAAGCTGACTTTGAATGCAAGGACAGAGccggatttagatttttgaaaatCTCGTCCCCTCCTACGTATCCTATCTTCCACCtgtcaaaatataaatttaaactaCAAAATTTAGACTAAAAACTAGTATGCCATGTTATGCTCTAGTAAAACATCTGACTTCAATGTACCAAATAAAATAAGCACGCCAAAATATATGTCTATCACAGTTTATGATCAGAATCTCAGAAGCTCGAGGAAAAAACTTAACAAGTGCCCTGAACAAATTAATATGTTAGATTAGATCCATTCGGCATACCTAATCAATTATACCTTGCAGGTATTTCCTATGGTCTTGATCAAAGGAATAACAATAACGCTAACATATCAACTCCCAAAAAACAGACCAGAATAGAAAAAACAAcccaaaaaaggaaaaataaagaaTCAAAAGCTTGGCAAAAATCATCCGCATAAATGTTTTCAAAATTGGAAAATGccaataacttttaaaaacacCACTCCTGacatctttttaaaaaatcatatcaCGTTAGgctttcataaacatataaacaaGCATTTATATGAAAGTTGTTTCAAAAACTCAGAGAAAAATTACAATCAAAAGTTTCGAGTTAGATTATTAAAAAGTCCAAATAAATACCACCTCACCCTCTTTCTCATGAGTTCAGGGTTACCGATGCTGTCTCCCAGAACAGCTCGAAGCTCGGAATCATTTTTACAAGCATCTTCCAACACCCTGCACTAAAACAAGTAATAACCAGCTAATGCAACAACTATATGTGCAATAAAACTAAAAAGGTCAACAGGAAAAGGAGACACTGAAAACGACTTTGTCCAAGCAGGATAGTTATGGAGACGATCATATTCACGCTTCCTCTTTTCCTCGCGAACTTTTAACAGACGGCGTCCTCTAGCCGAAGTCCCTGACCCTTTAGCAGCCTTCTCACTTGATAAACCAGCGGTATCTCCATCGCTCGTACTCACAATAGCGTCAAGACTTTGGTCAACATTACCTCTAACACCCTTCGATGCAGCTAAAGAAAAAGACATGTGCTGTTTAAGCTTCATATCAGCAGGAAGCATTCCATTATATTGAGGGATTGCCAAGAATGGAGATGAAGAGGCAGGGAGCTCCTTCAAAATGGTGAAATGAGAGCATGGCATACACACAAGGCATAATCAGCCCTTCTCTTCTTCTATTAACTGCATGTTTATCCAGtatcaaaagaaaataaagCCTTTCTCTTTCACAACTAAATTTATCTTTCTTcacttttctttcttttttgacaaataatattTTGTGTACAGATAaacaaaactcaaaaaaaagagagagaaatatCCAATGCTTCTCGAGCGGCCTTCTTGGTCATGAGGTAAAGCAAATATCATCTATAC
This window of the Primulina tabacum isolate GXHZ01 chromosome 4, ASM2559414v2, whole genome shotgun sequence genome carries:
- the LOC142542261 gene encoding uncharacterized protein LOC142542261 isoform X2 — translated: MPCSHFTILKELPASSSPFLAIPQYNGMLPADMKLKQHMSFSLAASKGVRGNVDQSLDAIVSTSDGDTAGLSSEKAAKGSGTSARGRRLLKVREEKRKREYDRLHNYPAWTKVLEDACKNDSELRAVLGDSIGNPELMRKRVEDRIRRRGRDFQKSKSGSVLAFKVSFRDFNPLDSYIWFELYGSPSDRDVDILGSVIQSWYLMGRLGAFNSANIQLTNLSMEYDPIYDADKGSKAMPSSFHDISDVEFQDNWGRI
- the LOC142542261 gene encoding uncharacterized protein LOC142542261 isoform X1; translation: MPCSHFTILKELPASSSPFLAIPQYNGMLPADMKLKQHMSFSLAASKGVRGNVDQSLDAIVSTSDGDTAGLSSEKAAKGSGTSARGRRLLKVREEKRKREYDRLHNYPAWTKVLEDACKNDSELRAVLGDSIGNPELMRKRVEDRIRRRGRDFQKSKSGSVLAFKVSFRDFNPLDSYIWFELYGSPSDRDVDILGSVIQSWYLMGRLGAFNSANIQLTNLSMEYDPIYDADKGSKAMPSSFHDISDVEFQDNWGRIWVDLGTSDFFSIDVLLNCLTVLSSEYLGIQQVVFGGRRMGDWEDGMTSPEYGYKYFKI